One region of Bosea sp. 29B genomic DNA includes:
- a CDS encoding 4-hydroxyphenylacetate 3-hydroxylase N-terminal domain-containing protein — MLMDAAGYRESLRAYHPRVFVGGQRVESVADEKLLLPGINGIGVTYDLAHDAACRPIMTVVQGASGKTVNRMLHIDASSSDLLAKLEAVRLVCKISGCAQRYLTHDAFNGILQATVRADANHDTDYTERFFAYMHRIQDEDLTCGVAMTDAKGDRSLRPGLQANRDSYVHIKERRVDGIVIRGTKAIVTGAPYVHEFLVMPCRTHAKGDEDFAVCCAVPCDAEGITIVARPAGRPGDPAAKFSAKYGQSTGAVMFDDVFVPWERVFMAGEIEEAGYLTTSYATHHRHSCIAARAGFGDLLIGAGALMVEANGLDADRHSHVREQLVELITITESFFACGVAASVYCSKDGSSVAMPDAVFANIGKLLLATKIYDMHRIAHYVSGGLIVALPGPDEDHNPETSASLSAVLTGRPDIPYEQRAEVARFIEDLTVSKEAGWYSVISLHGGGSPEAMKREIWRNYPVMEKVALVESLLDRGVLADGSRVSKQPGRCCVTGCEVPERMTTPEAAE, encoded by the coding sequence GCCGCCGGCTATCGCGAATCCCTGCGTGCTTATCACCCGCGCGTCTTCGTCGGAGGGCAGCGGGTCGAGAGCGTCGCCGACGAGAAATTACTGCTGCCGGGGATCAACGGCATCGGTGTCACCTACGACCTTGCTCATGACGCGGCCTGCCGGCCGATCATGACCGTGGTGCAGGGGGCTTCCGGCAAGACCGTCAACCGCATGCTCCATATCGACGCCTCGTCCAGCGATCTTCTCGCCAAGCTCGAAGCGGTCCGCCTCGTCTGCAAGATCTCCGGCTGCGCCCAGCGCTATCTGACGCATGACGCCTTCAACGGCATCCTGCAGGCGACGGTCAGGGCCGACGCCAATCACGACACCGACTACACCGAGCGCTTCTTCGCCTATATGCACCGCATCCAGGACGAGGACCTGACCTGCGGCGTCGCCATGACCGACGCCAAGGGCGACCGCTCGTTGCGGCCGGGCCTGCAGGCCAATCGCGATTCCTACGTTCACATCAAGGAACGCCGGGTGGATGGCATCGTCATCCGCGGCACCAAGGCGATCGTCACCGGCGCGCCCTATGTCCACGAATTCCTGGTTATGCCTTGCCGCACTCACGCCAAGGGTGACGAGGATTTCGCGGTGTGCTGCGCCGTGCCCTGCGATGCGGAGGGCATCACCATCGTGGCGCGCCCGGCCGGGCGGCCGGGCGATCCGGCAGCGAAATTCTCGGCGAAATACGGCCAGTCGACCGGCGCGGTGATGTTCGACGACGTCTTCGTGCCGTGGGAGCGTGTGTTCATGGCTGGCGAGATCGAGGAGGCCGGCTATCTCACCACCAGCTACGCCACCCATCACCGCCATAGCTGCATCGCCGCCCGGGCCGGCTTCGGTGACCTCCTGATCGGCGCCGGCGCGCTGATGGTCGAAGCCAACGGGCTCGATGCCGACAGGCATTCCCATGTCCGCGAGCAATTGGTCGAGCTGATCACCATCACCGAGAGCTTCTTCGCCTGCGGCGTCGCGGCCTCGGTCTATTGCAGCAAGGACGGCTCTAGCGTGGCGATGCCCGACGCAGTTTTCGCCAATATCGGCAAGCTGCTGCTCGCTACCAAGATCTACGACATGCACAGGATTGCCCATTATGTTTCGGGAGGCTTGATCGTGGCGCTGCCCGGCCCGGACGAGGACCACAACCCTGAGACCTCCGCCTCGCTCTCGGCCGTGCTGACCGGGCGGCCGGACATCCCCTATGAGCAGCGCGCCGAGGTTGCCCGCTTCATCGAGGACCTCACGGTGTCCAAGGAGGCCGGCTGGTATTCGGTGATCTCGCTGCATGGCGGCGGCTCGCCCGAGGCGATGAAGCGCGAGATCTGGCGCAATTACCCGGTCATGGAGAAGGTCGCGCTGGTCGAGAGCCTGCTCGATCGCGGCGTGCTCGCTGACGGCTCGCGCGTCTCGAAGCAGCCCGGCCGCTGCTGCGTCACCGGCTGCGAGGTGCCCGAGCGCATGACGACACCGGAGGCGGCGGAATGA
- a CDS encoding acyl-CoA dehydrogenase family protein, with translation MTMHAHATHQVLNQARPATGWNAFSGDAVLQGIVARGAPWVAEKAAALGAQAGDTDVQELARLANRHGPELRSHDRYGNRIDWIEFHPAWHELMALAFAHEVPSLAWTTTEPNGHLGRAVLSYLWNQVEHGTGCPTGMTYAAFPGLAQPEFALWRQKITSGRYDKRPLPVALKEGASIGYAMTEKQGGSDLRQTQTTARFLEDTPEGRVYLITGHKWFFSVPQSDGFFTLAQTQSGVSCLFCPGFLPDGSRNRLQIQRLKDKAGNRSNASSEVEFRECLGWLVGEEGAGIKEILSHAHLTRLDFAVGSAGLMRQALTLALNHTQSRRGFGSSLAEQPMMTNILADLAIDSEASTLMAFRVAAATDAMETTEQERHLARVTTPLAKFWNCKRAAAFVVEALECHGGNGFIEENPMARLYREAPLNAIWEGTSNMMCMDVLRAFNREPRTKEAFMIEVGAARGANRALDRWLDRLGDEAAKPRNDDGHGRRLANLMAYALQASELRKHADEAVFESFCRSRLDADWGYVFGTLDPSPELAGIVRRATVAQG, from the coding sequence ATGACCATGCACGCTCACGCCACCCATCAGGTCCTCAACCAGGCTCGTCCCGCGACCGGCTGGAACGCCTTTTCCGGCGATGCGGTGCTGCAGGGCATTGTCGCACGCGGTGCACCTTGGGTTGCCGAGAAGGCTGCGGCGCTCGGCGCCCAGGCCGGCGATACCGACGTGCAGGAGCTCGCCCGCCTCGCCAACCGCCATGGGCCCGAGCTTCGGAGCCATGACCGCTACGGCAACCGCATCGACTGGATCGAGTTCCACCCGGCCTGGCACGAGCTGATGGCGCTAGCCTTTGCTCATGAGGTGCCTTCGCTCGCCTGGACGACGACGGAGCCGAACGGCCATCTCGGCCGCGCCGTGCTGTCCTATCTCTGGAACCAGGTCGAGCACGGGACGGGGTGCCCGACCGGCATGACCTATGCCGCCTTTCCCGGCCTCGCCCAGCCGGAATTTGCGCTCTGGCGGCAGAAGATCACCTCGGGCCGCTATGACAAGCGCCCGCTGCCGGTGGCGCTTAAAGAGGGCGCCAGCATCGGCTATGCGATGACCGAGAAGCAGGGCGGTTCCGACCTGCGCCAGACCCAGACCACGGCCCGCTTCCTCGAAGATACGCCGGAGGGCAGGGTCTATCTGATCACCGGGCACAAATGGTTCTTCTCGGTGCCGCAATCCGACGGGTTCTTCACCCTGGCGCAGACGCAAAGTGGCGTCTCCTGCCTGTTCTGCCCAGGCTTCCTGCCCGATGGCAGCCGCAACCGCCTGCAAATCCAGCGCCTCAAGGACAAGGCCGGCAACCGCTCCAATGCCTCTTCCGAGGTCGAGTTCCGCGAGTGCCTCGGCTGGCTCGTCGGCGAGGAAGGCGCGGGCATCAAGGAAATCCTCAGCCATGCCCATCTGACGCGGCTCGACTTCGCCGTCGGCTCGGCCGGTCTGATGCGGCAGGCGCTGACGCTGGCATTGAACCACACCCAGTCCCGCCGGGGCTTTGGCTCTTCGCTCGCCGAGCAGCCGATGATGACCAATATTCTCGCCGATCTCGCGATCGACTCGGAAGCCTCGACCTTGATGGCCTTCCGTGTCGCCGCCGCGACCGATGCGATGGAGACGACCGAGCAGGAGCGTCATCTCGCCCGCGTCACCACCCCGCTCGCGAAGTTCTGGAACTGCAAGCGCGCCGCCGCCTTCGTCGTCGAGGCGCTGGAGTGTCATGGCGGCAACGGCTTCATCGAGGAGAACCCGATGGCGCGGCTCTATCGCGAGGCACCGCTCAACGCGATCTGGGAGGGCACCTCGAACATGATGTGCATGGACGTGCTGCGCGCCTTCAATCGCGAGCCGCGCACCAAGGAAGCCTTCATGATCGAGGTCGGCGCGGCGCGCGGCGCCAATCGCGCCCTCGACCGCTGGCTCGACCGGCTCGGCGACGAGGCTGCCAAACCCCGCAACGATGACGGCCATGGCCGCCGTCTCGCTAATCTGATGGCCTATGCGCTGCAGGCTTCGGAGTTGAGGAAGCATGCCGACGAGGCGGTGTTCGAGAGCTTCTGCCGCTCGCGGCTCGACGCCGACTGGGGCTATGTCTTCGGCACACTCGATCCGTCGCCGGAGCTGGCGGGGATCGTGCGGCGTGCGACTGTGGCGCAAGGCTGA
- a CDS encoding LacI family DNA-binding transcriptional regulator, with protein sequence MNAPIPKLAEESEPSGPRRRQMARVEDVARLAGVSTATVDRVLNQRPGVRPATVQRVLKAAGELGYVMEGALPASALRPLRLGFLLPAGNNRFLGLLGRLIAGSQDQLASFNMRARVEHIESFKPELLAHELRRIGREVDGIAFMALEHPTVREAVDALAERGVPSVTLISDIANTARAAYVGLDNRAAGRTAGQLIARFIGPRRAKVAKVAMIAGSLSYRAHEEREMGFLHLFEELYPDIKVVGLREGHDDEAKNYRQTKTLLGQHPDLAGIYNIGGGPEGIARALKEAGRQDVVFVGHGLTPETRGLLVDGTMDAVITQQPLATLMSCVAIFANLRAGRPAAEGTARPGIEIVLRENLP encoded by the coding sequence ATGAACGCGCCGATCCCCAAGCTTGCCGAGGAGTCCGAGCCGTCCGGGCCACGCCGCCGCCAGATGGCGCGGGTCGAGGACGTCGCGCGCCTCGCTGGCGTCTCGACCGCGACGGTCGACCGGGTGCTGAACCAGCGCCCGGGCGTCCGGCCGGCGACGGTGCAGCGCGTGCTGAAAGCGGCGGGCGAACTCGGCTATGTCATGGAGGGTGCGCTGCCGGCGAGCGCGCTTCGCCCCTTGCGCCTCGGCTTCCTGCTGCCGGCCGGGAACAATCGCTTCCTCGGCCTGCTCGGCCGGCTGATCGCCGGATCGCAGGATCAGCTCGCTTCCTTCAACATGCGCGCCCGGGTCGAGCATATCGAGAGCTTCAAGCCGGAGCTGCTGGCCCATGAGCTCCGGCGCATCGGCCGCGAGGTCGATGGCATCGCCTTCATGGCGCTGGAGCATCCGACGGTGCGCGAGGCGGTCGACGCCCTCGCCGAGCGCGGCGTGCCGAGCGTGACGCTGATCTCCGACATCGCCAACACCGCCCGCGCCGCCTATGTCGGCCTCGACAACCGTGCTGCCGGGCGCACCGCCGGCCAGCTCATCGCCCGCTTCATCGGGCCGCGCCGGGCCAAAGTCGCCAAAGTGGCGATGATCGCCGGCAGCCTGAGCTACCGCGCCCATGAGGAGCGCGAGATGGGCTTCCTGCACCTGTTCGAGGAGCTCTATCCGGACATCAAGGTCGTCGGCCTGCGCGAGGGTCATGACGACGAGGCCAAGAACTATCGCCAGACCAAGACCCTGCTGGGCCAGCATCCGGACCTCGCCGGCATCTACAATATCGGCGGCGGGCCGGAGGGTATCGCCCGGGCGCTGAAGGAGGCCGGGCGGCAGGACGTCGTCTTCGTCGGCCACGGCCTGACGCCGGAGACGCGCGGCCTCCTCGTCGACGGCACAATGGACGCGGTCATCACCCAGCAGCCTCTGGCGACGCTGATGAGCTGCGTCGCGATCTTCGCCAATCTGCGCGCCGGCCGGCCGGCGGCCGAGGGCACGGCGCGGCCCGGCATCGAGATCGTGCTGCGCGAGAACCTGCCTTGA
- a CDS encoding TRAP transporter substrate-binding protein has protein sequence MTGPSRRTLIKGLAAAPAASLIGMPMIARAAEIELKYGNNLPLSHPLNIRAQQAAERVAKETNGRVEIKIFPNNQLGGDTDMLSQVRNGGITFFTPSALVIATLVPVAAINAVGFAFADYDQVWKAMDGPVGAHVRAAIEKVNLYAFEKMWDNGFRQMTTSGKAIEQAADMASLKIRVPVSPLSISMFKALGAAPASLQFSEVYSALQTKVVDAQENPLPIIQVAKLYEVQKSCAVSNHIWDGFWFIANGRAWKGLPADIQKIVASAINDAGVAQRGDIKSLNDTVQADLQSKGLAFNKTNPDSFRAKLRDGGFYKEWQERFGAEAWSLLEGAVGKLA, from the coding sequence ATGACCGGACCGAGCCGCCGCACGCTCATCAAGGGCCTCGCCGCCGCCCCCGCCGCATCGCTGATCGGCATGCCGATGATCGCGCGGGCCGCCGAGATCGAGCTGAAATACGGCAACAACCTGCCGCTCAGCCACCCGCTCAACATCCGCGCCCAGCAGGCGGCCGAGCGCGTCGCCAAGGAGACCAACGGGCGGGTCGAGATCAAGATCTTCCCGAACAATCAGCTCGGCGGCGACACCGACATGCTGAGCCAGGTCCGCAATGGCGGCATCACCTTCTTCACTCCGTCGGCGCTGGTGATCGCGACCCTGGTGCCGGTCGCGGCGATCAACGCGGTCGGCTTCGCCTTCGCCGATTACGACCAGGTCTGGAAGGCGATGGACGGGCCGGTCGGCGCGCATGTCCGCGCCGCCATCGAGAAGGTCAATCTCTACGCCTTCGAGAAGATGTGGGACAATGGCTTCCGCCAGATGACCACCTCGGGCAAGGCGATCGAGCAGGCGGCCGACATGGCCTCGCTCAAGATTCGCGTGCCGGTCTCGCCGCTCTCGATCTCGATGTTCAAGGCGCTCGGCGCCGCCCCCGCCAGCCTGCAGTTCTCCGAGGTCTATTCGGCCCTGCAGACCAAGGTGGTCGATGCCCAGGAGAACCCGCTGCCGATCATCCAGGTCGCCAAGCTCTACGAAGTCCAGAAGAGCTGCGCGGTCTCGAACCATATCTGGGACGGCTTCTGGTTCATCGCCAATGGCCGCGCCTGGAAGGGCCTGCCGGCGGACATCCAGAAGATCGTGGCGTCGGCCATCAACGATGCCGGCGTTGCCCAGCGCGGCGACATCAAGAGCCTCAACGATACCGTGCAGGCTGATCTGCAGTCGAAGGGGCTTGCCTTCAACAAGACCAACCCCGACAGCTTCCGGGCCAAGCTCCGCGACGGCGGGTTCTACAAGGAATGGCAGGAGCGCTTCGGCGCCGAGGCCTGGAGCCTGCTCGAGGGAGCGGTCGGCAAGCTCGCCTGA
- a CDS encoding TRAP transporter large permease subunit — protein MDAHAATLPPPAAPATGLGRLADRLDRAVGTVVELVAAVLVLAEIVILGAGVTARYAFHAPLVWSDELASILFLWLSMLGAVVALRRGEHMRMTGLVTRVGPQARLLLEALAITAAIAFLVMILPDALDYAEDERFIVTPALEIANSWRAAALPIGIVLMLFAAFCRLLRFGSWKTVVLAVAVTVGLIALFYVAGPVLKPLGKLNLVIFFVGVVAANVFAGVPIAFSFALATFGYLSLTTSTPMVVMVGRLDEGMSHLILLAVPLFIFLGALIEMTGMARAMIQFLASLLGHVRGGLSYVLVGAMYLVSGISGSKIADMAAIAPVLFPEMQKRGAKPGDLVALLSATGAQTETIPPSIVLITIGSVTGVSIAALFTGGMLPAVVLGIALCFVVWWRNRGEDLSHVTKYSKREIGKLCLIAAPAIALPFVIRAAVVEGVATATEVSTIGIAYAVLAGILIYRQFDWRRLKRMLVDTASLTGAIIFIIGCATAMAWGLTQSGFSQDLAKVMAAVPGGTWGFLAISIIAFVILGSVLEGIPAIVLFGPLLFPIAKQIGVHEVHYSMVVIFAMGIGLFAPPFGVGYYGACAISKINPDEGLKYIWAYVAALLVGLVIVAAVPWFSIGFL, from the coding sequence ATGGACGCTCACGCCGCCACTTTGCCGCCGCCGGCCGCGCCGGCGACCGGTTTAGGTCGCCTCGCGGACAGGCTCGACCGCGCCGTCGGCACGGTGGTCGAGCTTGTCGCAGCCGTGCTCGTCCTCGCCGAGATCGTCATCCTGGGTGCGGGCGTCACCGCCCGCTACGCCTTCCATGCGCCGCTGGTCTGGTCGGACGAGCTCGCCTCGATCCTGTTCCTCTGGCTTTCCATGCTCGGAGCGGTGGTGGCGCTGCGCCGCGGCGAGCATATGCGCATGACCGGGCTCGTCACTCGCGTCGGCCCGCAGGCGCGCCTCCTGCTCGAAGCGCTCGCCATCACCGCGGCGATCGCCTTCCTGGTGATGATCCTGCCGGATGCGCTGGATTATGCCGAGGATGAGCGCTTCATCGTCACGCCGGCGCTGGAGATCGCCAATTCCTGGCGCGCGGCGGCACTGCCGATCGGCATCGTGCTGATGCTGTTCGCCGCCTTTTGCCGGCTGCTGCGCTTCGGCTCGTGGAAGACCGTCGTGCTCGCGGTCGCAGTCACCGTGGGGCTGATCGCGCTGTTCTATGTCGCCGGGCCGGTGCTGAAGCCGCTCGGCAAGCTCAATTTGGTGATCTTCTTCGTCGGCGTCGTCGCGGCGAACGTCTTCGCCGGGGTACCGATCGCCTTTTCCTTCGCGCTCGCCACCTTCGGCTATCTCTCGCTGACGACCTCGACGCCGATGGTCGTGATGGTCGGCCGGCTCGACGAGGGCATGAGCCATCTCATCCTGCTCGCCGTGCCATTGTTCATCTTCCTCGGCGCGCTGATCGAGATGACCGGCATGGCGCGCGCCATGATCCAGTTCCTGGCCTCGCTGCTCGGCCATGTCCGCGGCGGCCTGTCCTATGTGCTGGTCGGCGCGATGTATCTGGTCTCCGGCATCTCCGGCTCGAAGATCGCCGACATGGCCGCGATCGCGCCGGTGTTGTTCCCGGAGATGCAAAAGCGCGGCGCCAAGCCCGGCGACCTCGTCGCGCTGCTTTCGGCGACGGGCGCGCAGACCGAGACGATTCCGCCTTCGATCGTGCTGATCACCATCGGCTCGGTTACCGGCGTCTCGATCGCGGCGCTGTTCACCGGCGGCATGCTGCCGGCGGTCGTGCTCGGCATCGCCCTCTGCTTCGTCGTCTGGTGGCGCAACCGGGGCGAGGACCTCAGCCACGTCACGAAGTATTCGAAGCGTGAGATCGGCAAACTCTGCCTGATCGCAGCGCCGGCGATCGCGCTGCCCTTCGTCATCCGCGCCGCCGTCGTCGAGGGCGTCGCCACCGCGACCGAGGTCTCGACGATCGGCATCGCCTATGCGGTGCTGGCCGGCATCTTGATCTATCGCCAGTTCGACTGGCGCCGGCTCAAGCGCATGCTGGTCGACACGGCGTCGCTCACCGGCGCGATCATCTTCATCATCGGCTGCGCCACCGCCATGGCCTGGGGGCTGACGCAGTCGGGCTTCTCGCAGGACCTCGCCAAGGTCATGGCCGCGGTGCCCGGCGGAACCTGGGGCTTCCTCGCCATCTCGATCATCGCCTTCGTCATCCTCGGCAGCGTGCTCGAGGGCATCCCGGCGATCGTGCTGTTCGGCCCGCTGCTCTTCCCGATCGCCAAGCAGATCGGCGTGCACGAGGTGCACTATTCGATGGTCGTGATCTTCGCGATGGGCATCGGGCTTTTCGCCCCGCCCTTCGGCGTCGGCTATTACGGTGCCTGCGCGATCTCGAAGATCAATCCCGACGAGGGGCTGAAATACATCTGGGCCTATGTCGCAGCCCTTTTGGTCGGCCTCGTCATCGTAGCCGCCGTGCCGTGGTTCTCCATCGGCTTCCTCTAG
- a CDS encoding VOC family protein, which yields MSRHFGQIRQAGYVVPDIEAAMDYWSRVLGVGPFFYNPKVPIRNYRYRGEAYEPHNSVALANSGPLQIELIQCRNAVPSMYKDFTDAGHSGLQHVAYWTSDYDADLARLLAEGFKPVMSGEVGERGRFIYFDTHYHPGTVIELSEVAGPKGEMFRLIREAGESWDGKAPVRPFPDLSKL from the coding sequence ATGAGCCGTCATTTTGGCCAGATCCGTCAGGCCGGCTATGTCGTCCCCGATATCGAGGCGGCGATGGACTATTGGAGCCGGGTGCTCGGCGTCGGGCCGTTCTTCTACAATCCAAAAGTCCCGATCAGGAACTACCGCTACAGGGGCGAAGCCTATGAGCCGCATAACTCGGTGGCGCTCGCCAATTCCGGGCCGCTGCAGATCGAATTGATCCAGTGCCGCAACGCGGTGCCCTCCATGTACAAGGACTTCACCGACGCCGGCCATAGCGGCCTGCAGCATGTCGCCTACTGGACCTCGGACTACGATGCCGACCTGGCGCGGCTGTTGGCCGAGGGCTTCAAGCCGGTGATGTCGGGCGAGGTTGGCGAGCGCGGCCGCTTCATCTATTTCGACACGCACTATCATCCGGGCACGGTGATCGAACTCTCCGAGGTTGCCGGTCCCAAGGGCGAGATGTTCCGGCTGATCCGCGAGGCGGGCGAGAGCTGGGACGGCAAGGCCCCGGTCCGTCCCTTCCCCGATCTCAGCAAGCTCTGA
- a CDS encoding ribulose-bisphosphate carboxylase large subunit family protein, which translates to MATERFTATYLIETPLDPRKVADVMAGEQSSGTFTRVAGETDELRDRTRAVVIAVEELDSAAEPSLPNAWLARKGVSGPWRRARITLSFPVDNVGANLPTLASIVAGNLFDLGEVTGLRLESMALPAAYRRLFPLPTRGIAGTRRATGVMDGPMIGSIIKPNVGLRPYETAELVGKLCAAGLDFIKDDEISADPVHAPLAQRVPAVMAAVRRHQDRTGKAVMVAFNITAETDQMRRHAELVEREGGTCVMVSLNWCGFSAVETLRRSTSLALHGHRNGFGALSRHPLLGIGFQAYQTLWRLTGVDHMHVHGLQGKFAQEDEEVVTSAKDCVTPLTEGIDDRVLPAFSSGQWAGTAQPTWDAIGHDDLLFMAGGGILAHPAGPAAGVASIRQAWQAVAAGIPLSEAAKSHNELAQALAFFGKGGG; encoded by the coding sequence ATGGCGACCGAGCGTTTCACGGCCACCTATCTGATCGAGACGCCGCTCGATCCCCGCAAAGTCGCGGACGTCATGGCCGGCGAGCAGTCGAGCGGCACCTTCACCCGCGTCGCCGGCGAGACCGACGAACTGCGTGACCGCACCCGCGCCGTCGTCATCGCGGTCGAGGAGCTCGATAGCGCAGCCGAGCCGAGCCTGCCCAATGCCTGGCTGGCACGGAAGGGTGTCAGCGGCCCATGGCGCCGTGCCCGGATCACGCTGTCCTTCCCGGTCGACAATGTCGGCGCCAACCTGCCGACGCTGGCCTCGATCGTCGCCGGCAACCTGTTCGATCTCGGCGAGGTCACGGGCCTCAGGCTGGAGAGCATGGCCCTGCCGGCTGCCTATCGCCGGCTCTTCCCGTTGCCGACGCGCGGCATCGCCGGCACCCGCCGGGCGACCGGTGTCATGGATGGTCCGATGATCGGCTCGATCATCAAGCCCAATGTCGGCCTGCGCCCCTATGAGACCGCAGAATTGGTCGGCAAGCTCTGCGCCGCCGGCCTCGACTTCATCAAGGATGACGAGATCTCGGCCGATCCGGTGCATGCGCCGCTGGCCCAGCGCGTCCCTGCGGTGATGGCCGCGGTGCGCCGCCATCAGGACCGTACCGGCAAGGCGGTGATGGTCGCCTTCAACATCACCGCCGAAACCGACCAGATGCGCCGCCATGCCGAGTTGGTCGAGCGCGAGGGCGGCACCTGCGTTATGGTCAGCCTGAACTGGTGCGGCTTCTCGGCGGTCGAGACCCTGCGCCGCTCGACCAGCCTCGCTCTCCATGGCCATCGCAACGGCTTCGGCGCGCTCTCGCGCCACCCGCTGCTCGGCATCGGCTTCCAGGCCTACCAGACGCTGTGGCGACTCACCGGCGTCGACCACATGCATGTGCATGGCTTGCAGGGCAAATTCGCGCAGGAGGACGAGGAGGTCGTGACCTCGGCCAAGGACTGCGTTACGCCGCTGACCGAGGGCATCGACGACCGCGTGCTGCCGGCCTTCTCCTCCGGGCAATGGGCCGGCACGGCGCAACCGACCTGGGATGCGATTGGCCATGACGACCTCTTGTTCATGGCCGGTGGCGGCATCCTCGCCCATCCCGCCGGACCGGCAGCCGGCGTCGCCAGCATCCGCCAGGCCTGGCAGGCAGTCGCGGCCGGCATACCGCTGAGCGAAGCGGCGAAGAGCCATAACGAGCTCGCGCAGGCGCTCGCCTTCTTCGGCAAGGGCGGCGGCTGA
- a CDS encoding four-carbon acid sugar kinase family protein gives MAEAGPRYGWYGDDFTGATDTLAALAEAGQRALLFLRIPTPEQFASAGALDAVGIAGATRAMAPDAMAQELDGAGRFFAALGIGLLHYKCCSTFDSAPEVGSLGAAARALRPHFRNPLLPVIGGQPNLGRYCVFGNLFAAAGAGGTVHRIDRHPTMSVHPVTPMGEADLRRHLQAQGLERVALVDYRSHEVAEAGQALDIALASQPDAVLFDVSRPSDLTAIGALLREQMSAGPMIAIGASSVAQAFAGFPKAAQPAMPKLARSESGGNLLALVGSLSPVTRAQVELAQGYGTIAIDPARLTGEPAYLEALRRETLARLTKRNVMLITDKPAGAPAETGKVAAATGALLRAIMAEARIARLVVAGGDTSTLAIRSLDLWGLSYRSPCTPGAPLCRAHSDDAGLDGLDIVLKGGQMGTPDFFNRVAETA, from the coding sequence ATGGCTGAGGCAGGCCCGCGCTACGGCTGGTATGGCGACGACTTCACTGGCGCCACCGACACGCTCGCCGCGCTGGCGGAAGCCGGACAGCGCGCTCTGCTCTTCCTGCGCATCCCGACGCCTGAGCAATTCGCCAGTGCCGGAGCGCTGGACGCGGTCGGCATCGCCGGGGCGACGCGGGCGATGGCACCTGACGCCATGGCGCAGGAGCTGGACGGGGCAGGACGCTTCTTCGCCGCGCTTGGTATCGGCCTGCTGCACTACAAATGCTGCTCGACTTTCGACAGCGCGCCCGAGGTCGGCAGCCTTGGCGCGGCGGCGCGTGCCTTGCGGCCGCATTTCCGCAATCCATTGCTGCCGGTGATCGGCGGCCAGCCCAATCTCGGGCGCTACTGCGTATTCGGCAATCTCTTTGCCGCGGCCGGAGCGGGCGGTACGGTTCACCGCATCGACCGCCATCCGACCATGAGCGTCCATCCGGTCACGCCGATGGGCGAGGCGGATTTGCGGCGGCATCTCCAGGCGCAGGGGCTGGAGCGCGTCGCGCTCGTCGATTACCGCAGCCATGAGGTCGCCGAAGCCGGACAGGCCCTCGATATCGCGCTGGCGTCGCAGCCCGATGCCGTGCTCTTCGACGTCTCGCGCCCCTCCGATCTCACAGCGATCGGCGCCTTGCTGCGCGAGCAGATGAGCGCGGGCCCGATGATCGCGATCGGCGCGAGCTCGGTGGCGCAGGCTTTCGCCGGTTTCCCGAAGGCTGCCCAACCCGCGATGCCGAAGCTCGCGCGCAGCGAGTCGGGTGGCAACCTGCTTGCTCTGGTCGGCAGCCTGTCGCCTGTGACCCGCGCGCAGGTCGAGCTCGCCCAGGGTTATGGGACGATCGCCATCGATCCGGCGCGGCTGACCGGCGAGCCTGCCTACCTCGAAGCGCTACGCCGCGAGACGCTCGCTCGCCTGACGAAGCGCAATGTCATGCTGATCACCGACAAGCCGGCTGGTGCGCCGGCCGAGACCGGCAAGGTCGCCGCTGCGACCGGTGCTTTGCTGCGCGCAATCATGGCCGAGGCGCGGATCGCGCGGCTGGTCGTCGCCGGTGGGGATACCTCCACGCTGGCGATCCGCTCGCTTGATCTGTGGGGCCTGTCCTATCGCTCGCCCTGTACGCCGGGCGCGCCGCTCTGCCGCGCCCATAGCGATGATGCCGGGCTGGATGGCCTCGATATCGTGCTGAAGGGCGGCCAGATGGGCACGCCCGACTTCTTCAACCGTGTCGCCGAGACGGCTTGA